The following proteins are encoded in a genomic region of Pseudomonas sp. Os17:
- the mgtA gene encoding magnesium-translocating P-type ATPase translates to MKLSLLKEFFAGFLRTRHFSRHFRRLALLDSIRDASVSRDVPPTLGQTLVAAANSDAAQLLDQLGSHTDGLSTEEAEALRERYGLNEVEHEQALPWWTHLWHCYKNPFNLLLTLLAVISWLTEDMKAATVIFSMVVLSTLLRFWQEAKSNKAADALKAMVSNTATVMRPGSAPQAAPMLGRLLGAAAEATGAQRIELPIKQLVPGDLIVLSAGDMIPADCRVLSAKDLFVSQAAMTGESMPVEKFPRQQDADTSNPLDLDNILFMGTNVVSGSATAVILTTGNSTYFGALAQRVSATDRAPTSFQSGVNKVSWLLIRFMFVMAPLVLFINGFTKGDWMEALLFALSIAVGLTPEMLPMIVTSTLAKGAVFLSRKKVIVKRLDAIQNFGAMDVLCTDKTGTLTQDKIFLSRHVDVWGEDSDDVLEMAYLNSYYQTGLKNLLDVAVLEHVEVHRELKVATAFQKVDEIPFDFTRRRMSVVVAEKDRPHLLICKGAVEEVLAVCRNVRHGEAEEALTESLLARIRQVTADLNEEGLRVVAVAARPMLEGRDTYSLADERELTLIGYVAFLDPPKESTAPALKALAEHGVAVKVLTGDNELVTAKICREVGLEQQGLLMGNDIERMSDEQLAKAVETTNVFAKLTPTHKERIVRLLKANGHVVGFMGDGINDAPALRTADIGISVDSAVDIAKEAADIILLEKSLMVLEEGVLEGRRTFANMLKYIKMTASSNFGNVFSVLVASAFIPFLPMLPMHLLVQNLLYDISQIAIPFDNVDEDMLKQPQRWQPADVGRFMVFFGPISSIFDITTFALMWYVFDANTPDHQTLFQSGWFVVGLLTQTLIVHMIRTPKIPFLQSRAATPLLVMTGIIMAVGIFLPMGPLAHYFKLQALPSLYFVFLPLILLAYMTLTQAVKGFYVRRFGWQ, encoded by the coding sequence ATGAAGCTCAGCCTGTTGAAAGAATTTTTCGCCGGATTTCTCCGCACCCGGCACTTTTCCCGGCATTTCCGCCGCCTGGCGCTGCTGGACAGTATTCGCGACGCCAGCGTCAGCCGTGATGTGCCGCCGACCCTGGGGCAGACCCTGGTGGCCGCGGCCAACAGCGACGCCGCGCAACTGCTGGACCAGCTCGGCAGCCACACCGATGGCCTGAGCACCGAGGAGGCCGAAGCCCTGCGTGAGCGCTATGGCCTCAACGAGGTGGAGCACGAGCAGGCGCTGCCCTGGTGGACCCACCTGTGGCACTGCTACAAGAACCCCTTCAACCTGCTGCTGACCCTGCTGGCGGTGATCTCCTGGCTGACCGAGGACATGAAGGCGGCCACGGTGATTTTCTCCATGGTGGTGCTCTCGACCCTGCTGCGGTTCTGGCAGGAGGCCAAGTCGAACAAGGCCGCCGATGCCCTCAAGGCCATGGTCAGCAACACCGCCACGGTGATGCGCCCCGGTTCGGCGCCCCAGGCGGCGCCCATGCTCGGGCGTCTGCTGGGAGCCGCTGCCGAGGCCACGGGCGCACAGCGGATCGAACTGCCGATCAAGCAACTGGTGCCCGGCGACCTGATCGTGCTCTCGGCCGGCGACATGATTCCCGCCGACTGCCGGGTGCTCAGCGCCAAGGACCTGTTTGTCAGCCAGGCGGCGATGACCGGTGAATCCATGCCGGTGGAGAAGTTCCCGCGCCAGCAGGACGCCGATACCAGCAATCCCCTGGACCTGGACAACATCCTGTTCATGGGCACCAACGTGGTCTCGGGCTCGGCCACGGCGGTGATCCTGACCACCGGCAACAGCACCTATTTCGGTGCCCTGGCCCAGCGGGTGAGCGCCACCGACCGCGCCCCGACTTCGTTCCAGAGCGGGGTCAACAAGGTCAGCTGGCTGCTGATCCGCTTCATGTTCGTCATGGCGCCGCTGGTGCTGTTCATCAACGGCTTCACCAAGGGCGACTGGATGGAGGCGCTGCTGTTCGCGCTGTCGATCGCCGTCGGCCTGACCCCGGAAATGCTGCCGATGATCGTCACCTCGACCCTGGCCAAGGGCGCGGTGTTCCTCTCGCGCAAGAAGGTCATCGTCAAGCGCCTGGACGCGATCCAGAACTTCGGCGCCATGGACGTGCTGTGCACCGACAAGACCGGCACCCTGACCCAGGACAAGATCTTCCTGTCGCGGCACGTGGACGTTTGGGGCGAGGACTCCGACGACGTGCTGGAAATGGCCTACCTCAACAGCTACTACCAGACCGGGCTGAAGAACCTGCTGGACGTGGCGGTGCTGGAGCACGTCGAGGTGCACCGCGAGCTCAAGGTCGCGACGGCGTTCCAGAAGGTCGATGAAATTCCCTTCGACTTCACCCGGCGGCGCATGTCGGTGGTGGTGGCGGAAAAGGATCGGCCGCACCTTCTGATCTGCAAGGGCGCGGTGGAAGAAGTGCTGGCGGTATGCCGCAACGTGCGCCATGGCGAGGCCGAGGAAGCCTTGACCGAGAGCCTGCTGGCGCGGATTCGCCAAGTCACCGCCGACCTCAACGAAGAGGGCCTGCGGGTGGTGGCGGTGGCGGCCCGGCCGATGCTCGAAGGGCGCGACACCTACAGCCTGGCGGACGAGCGCGAGCTGACCCTGATCGGTTACGTGGCGTTCCTCGATCCGCCCAAGGAAAGCACCGCCCCGGCCCTCAAGGCCCTGGCCGAGCATGGCGTGGCGGTCAAGGTGCTGACCGGCGACAACGAACTGGTGACGGCGAAGATCTGCCGTGAAGTCGGCCTGGAGCAGCAGGGCCTGTTGATGGGCAACGACATCGAACGCATGAGCGACGAGCAGCTGGCCAAGGCAGTGGAAACCACCAACGTCTTCGCCAAGCTGACCCCGACCCACAAGGAGCGGATCGTCCGCCTGCTCAAGGCCAACGGCCATGTGGTGGGCTTCATGGGCGACGGGATCAACGATGCGCCGGCGCTGCGCACCGCCGACATCGGTATTTCGGTGGACAGCGCGGTGGACATCGCCAAGGAAGCGGCGGACATCATCCTGCTGGAAAAAAGCCTGATGGTGCTGGAGGAGGGCGTGCTGGAAGGGCGCCGGACCTTCGCCAACATGCTCAAGTACATCAAGATGACCGCCAGCTCGAACTTCGGCAACGTGTTCTCGGTACTGGTGGCCAGCGCCTTCATCCCGTTCCTGCCGATGCTGCCCATGCACCTGCTGGTGCAGAACCTGCTCTATGACATTTCCCAGATCGCCATTCCCTTCGACAACGTCGACGAGGACATGCTCAAGCAACCCCAGCGCTGGCAGCCGGCGGATGTCGGGCGCTTCATGGTGTTCTTCGGGCCGATCAGCTCGATCTTCGACATCACCACCTTTGCCTTGATGTGGTACGTGTTCGACGCCAACACCCCGGATCACCAGACCCTGTTCCAGTCCGGCTGGTTCGTGGTGGGGCTGCTGACCCAGACCCTGATCGTGCACATGATCCGCACACCGAAGATTCCGTTCCTGCAGAGCCGGGCGGCCACGCCG
- a CDS encoding lysine N(6)-hydroxylase/L-ornithine N(5)-oxygenase family protein, whose protein sequence is MTQAIASAHVHDLIGIGFGPSNLALAIALEERGQEHGPLDALFLDKQADYRWHGNTLVTQSELQISFLKDLVTLRNPTSPYSFVNYLKHHGRLVDFINLGTFYPCRMEFNDYLRWVAGHFQEHSRYGEEVLAIEPLLHNQQVEALRVISRDAQGAELVRTSRAVVVSAGGTARVPETFKGLKDDARVFHHSQYLERMASQPCVNGQPMRIAIIGGGQSAAEAFIDLNDSFPSAQADIIMRGSALKPADDSPFVNEVFAPAFTDLVFQQTRNERERLVNEYHNTNYSVVDVDLIERIYGIFYRQKVSGVARHSLRTMTTVEKATATDLGIELILRNNATGEREVRHYDAVVLATGYERQMHRQLLAPLQEYLGDFEVDRNYRVISDERCKAGVYMQGFSQASHGLSDTLLSVLPIRAQEIADSLYEHGKTRGHSRSVRDLLLATAS, encoded by the coding sequence ATGACACAGGCAATTGCATCGGCCCACGTTCACGATTTGATCGGTATCGGTTTCGGCCCTTCGAACCTGGCGCTGGCCATTGCGCTGGAAGAGCGCGGGCAGGAGCACGGTCCGCTGGATGCGCTGTTTCTCGACAAGCAGGCGGACTATCGCTGGCATGGCAATACCCTGGTGACCCAGAGCGAACTGCAGATTTCCTTCCTCAAGGACCTGGTGACCCTGCGCAATCCCACCAGCCCCTATTCCTTCGTCAACTACCTCAAGCATCACGGGCGCCTGGTGGACTTCATCAACCTGGGCACCTTCTATCCGTGCCGCATGGAGTTCAACGACTACCTGCGCTGGGTGGCCGGCCACTTCCAGGAGCACAGCCGCTACGGTGAAGAGGTGCTGGCCATCGAACCGCTGCTGCACAACCAGCAAGTCGAGGCATTGCGGGTGATTTCCCGGGATGCCCAGGGCGCCGAGTTGGTGCGCACCAGTCGTGCGGTGGTGGTCAGCGCCGGCGGCACGGCGCGGGTTCCGGAGACCTTCAAGGGGCTCAAGGACGATGCGCGGGTGTTCCACCATTCCCAGTATCTGGAGCGCATGGCCAGCCAGCCCTGTGTCAATGGCCAGCCGATGCGCATCGCGATCATCGGCGGCGGGCAGAGCGCGGCGGAAGCCTTCATCGACCTCAACGACAGTTTTCCTTCGGCGCAGGCCGACATCATCATGCGTGGCTCGGCCCTCAAGCCGGCGGATGACAGCCCGTTCGTCAACGAAGTGTTCGCCCCGGCCTTCACCGACCTGGTATTCCAGCAGACCCGCAACGAGCGCGAGCGTCTGGTCAACGAGTACCACAACACCAATTACTCGGTGGTGGATGTCGACCTGATCGAGCGCATCTACGGCATCTTCTACCGGCAGAAAGTCTCCGGCGTGGCGCGCCACAGCTTGCGCACCATGACCACGGTGGAGAAGGCCACGGCCACTGACCTGGGCATCGAGCTGATCCTGCGCAACAACGCCACGGGCGAGCGCGAAGTGCGGCATTACGATGCCGTGGTCCTGGCCACCGGCTACGAGCGGCAGATGCATCGCCAACTGCTGGCACCGCTGCAGGAGTACCTGGGCGATTTCGAAGTGGACCGCAACTATCGGGTGATCAGCGACGAACGCTGCAAAGCCGGCGTCTACATGCAGGGCTTCAGCCAGGCCAGCCACGGCCTGAGCGATACCCTGCTGTCGGTGTTGCCGATCCGCGCCCAGGAGATCGCCGATTCGCTGTACGAACACGGCAAGACCCGCGGCCACAGCCGTTCGGTACGGGACCTGCTGCTGGCTACCGCCAGCTGA
- a CDS encoding sigma-70 family RNA polymerase sigma factor: MENYYRELMCFLNAKLGNRQVAEDVVHDAYVRVLERSSDTPIEQPRAFLYRTALNLVIDGHRRNALRQSEPLEVLDNEERYFNPSPQTSLDHGQRLEMLQRALAELPRLCRESFLLRKLEGLSHPQIAEQLGISRSLVEKHIVNAMKHCRVRLRQWDAQ; the protein is encoded by the coding sequence TTGGAAAACTACTATCGCGAGCTGATGTGCTTCCTCAACGCCAAGCTGGGCAATCGCCAGGTGGCCGAGGATGTGGTGCACGACGCTTATGTGCGGGTCCTGGAGCGCTCCAGCGATACGCCCATCGAGCAGCCGCGGGCGTTTCTCTATCGCACGGCGCTGAACCTGGTGATCGACGGCCATCGGCGCAATGCCCTGCGCCAGTCCGAGCCCCTGGAGGTGCTGGACAACGAGGAGCGCTACTTCAACCCTTCACCGCAGACCAGCCTCGACCACGGCCAGCGCCTGGAGATGCTGCAACGGGCCCTGGCGGAACTGCCGCGGCTGTGTCGCGAGAGTTTTCTCCTGCGCAAGCTCGAAGGCCTGTCCCATCCGCAGATCGCCGAGCAGTTGGGCATTTCCCGCAGTCTGGTGGAGAAGCACATCGTCAATGCCATGAAGCATTGCCGGGTGCGGTTGCGGCAGTGGGACGCTCAATAA
- a CDS encoding efflux RND transporter periplasmic adaptor subunit: protein MKRPRHTRRALLAALCLIPVVAISAWTFIPPGRDQLATVQVSRGDIESSVTALGTLQPRRYVDVGAQASGQIRKIHVEAGDTVKEGQLLVEIDPATQQAKLDASRFSIENLQAQLQEQYAQNQLARQKYQRQQHLNAGGATREEDVQTALAELKATQARIDMYKAQIRQAQASLRSDQAELGYTRIYAPMSGTVVAVDAREGQTLNAQQQTPLILRIARLSPMTVWAEVSEADIGHVKPGMQAYFTTLSGGNRRWTSTVRQILPIPPKPLNETSQGGGSPTSTSKSGSGRVVLYTVLLDVDNADNALMAEMTTQVFFVASQAKNVLTAPIAALQGSSEPDRQIARVVAKNGSIDERKVRVGISDRLRIQVLDGLDEGEHLLIGPANSSGG, encoded by the coding sequence ATGAAACGTCCCCGACATACCCGGCGCGCCCTGCTGGCAGCGCTGTGCCTGATTCCCGTTGTCGCCATCAGCGCCTGGACCTTCATTCCCCCCGGACGCGACCAGCTCGCCACGGTACAAGTCAGCCGGGGCGATATCGAAAGCAGCGTCACCGCCCTGGGCACCCTGCAACCCAGACGCTATGTGGATGTCGGCGCCCAGGCTTCCGGGCAGATCCGCAAGATCCACGTCGAGGCCGGCGACACGGTCAAGGAAGGCCAACTGCTGGTGGAGATCGACCCCGCCACCCAGCAGGCCAAGCTCGACGCCAGCCGCTTCTCCATCGAAAACCTCCAGGCCCAGCTGCAAGAGCAATACGCGCAGAACCAGCTGGCCCGGCAGAAATACCAACGCCAGCAGCATCTCAACGCCGGCGGCGCCACCCGCGAAGAAGACGTGCAGACCGCCCTGGCCGAACTCAAGGCCACCCAGGCGCGCATCGACATGTACAAAGCGCAGATCCGCCAGGCCCAGGCCAGCCTGCGCAGCGACCAGGCCGAGCTGGGCTACACCCGCATCTATGCGCCGATGTCCGGCACCGTGGTGGCGGTAGACGCCCGCGAAGGCCAGACCCTCAACGCCCAGCAGCAGACCCCGCTGATCCTGCGCATCGCCAGACTTTCGCCGATGACCGTCTGGGCCGAAGTCTCGGAAGCCGACATCGGCCACGTCAAACCCGGCATGCAGGCCTACTTCACCACCTTGAGCGGCGGCAACCGGCGCTGGACCAGCACCGTGCGCCAGATCCTGCCGATCCCGCCCAAGCCGTTGAACGAAACCAGCCAGGGCGGAGGCAGCCCCACCAGCACCAGCAAGAGCGGCAGCGGCCGGGTGGTGCTGTACACCGTGCTGCTGGACGTGGACAACGCCGACAACGCGTTGATGGCGGAAATGACCACCCAGGTGTTCTTTGTCGCCAGCCAGGCGAAAAATGTCCTCACCGCGCCCATCGCCGCCCTGCAGGGCAGCAGCGAGCCGGACCGGCAGATTGCCCGGGTGGTGGCCAAGAACGGCTCGATCGACGAGCGCAAGGTCCGGGTCGGCATCAGCGACCGCCTGCGCATCCAGGTCCTGGACGGCCTAGACGAGGGCGAGCACCTGCTGATCGGCCCGGCCAACAGCAGCGGGGGTTGA
- a CDS encoding MacB family efflux pump subunit, with the protein MQTPLIDLRDIRKSYGGGDSPQVDVLRGIDLSIHAGEFVAIVGASGSGKSTLMNILGCLDRPTSGEYLFAGENVAQLDSDELAWLRREAFGFVFQGYHLIPSASAQENVEMPAIYAGTPTAERHARAAALLERLGLASRSGNRPHQLSGGQQQRVSIARALMNGGHIILADEPTGALDSQSGAEVMALLDELAGQGHVVILITHDREVAARAKRIIEIRDGEIISDTAQRDPSVQTSTNPGALQAVDLRQRLADGSDASGAWKGELLDAVQAAWRVMWINRFRTALTLLGIVIGVASVVVMLAVGEGSKRQVMAQMGAFGSNILYLSGHAPNPRAPLGIITLSDVAAVATLPQVKRIMPVNGAEAVVRFGNADHMSYVGGNDTNFPHIFNWPVVEGSYFTEADEQAGAAVAVIGKKVREKLLKDVANPIGQYILIENAPFQVVGVLMGKGASSGDQDSDDRIAVPYSAASTRLFGSRNPEYVAIAAADASKVKETEQAIDQLMLRLHNGKRDYELTNNAAMIQAEARTQNTLSLMLGAIAAISLLVGGIGVMNIMLMTVRERTREIGIRMATGARQRDILRQFLTEAVMLSVVGGLTGIALALLIGGVLILSEVAVAFSLVAVLGAFGCALVTGVIFGFMPARKAARLDPVTALTSE; encoded by the coding sequence ATGCAGACCCCGCTGATCGACCTCAGAGACATCCGCAAATCCTACGGTGGCGGCGACAGCCCGCAAGTCGACGTCCTGCGCGGCATCGACCTGTCGATCCACGCCGGGGAATTCGTCGCCATCGTCGGCGCCTCCGGCTCCGGCAAGTCGACCCTGATGAACATCCTCGGCTGCCTGGACCGCCCGACGTCCGGGGAATACCTGTTCGCCGGGGAGAACGTCGCCCAACTGGACAGCGACGAACTGGCCTGGCTGCGCCGCGAAGCCTTCGGCTTCGTGTTCCAGGGCTACCACCTGATCCCCTCGGCCTCGGCCCAGGAAAACGTCGAGATGCCGGCCATCTACGCCGGCACCCCGACCGCCGAACGCCACGCCCGCGCCGCCGCCCTGCTGGAGCGCCTGGGCCTGGCCAGCCGCAGCGGCAACCGCCCGCATCAACTGTCCGGCGGCCAGCAGCAACGGGTGTCCATCGCCCGCGCCCTGATGAACGGCGGCCACATCATCCTCGCCGACGAACCCACCGGCGCCCTGGACAGCCAGAGCGGCGCCGAAGTCATGGCCCTGCTGGACGAACTGGCCGGCCAGGGCCACGTGGTGATCCTCATCACCCACGACCGCGAAGTGGCGGCCCGGGCCAAGCGCATCATCGAGATCCGCGACGGCGAGATCATCAGCGACACCGCCCAGCGCGACCCGTCGGTACAGACCAGCACCAACCCCGGCGCCCTGCAGGCGGTGGACCTGCGCCAGCGCCTGGCCGACGGCAGCGACGCCAGCGGCGCCTGGAAAGGCGAACTGCTGGATGCGGTGCAGGCCGCCTGGCGAGTGATGTGGATCAACCGCTTCCGCACCGCCCTGACCCTGCTGGGCATCGTCATCGGCGTGGCCTCGGTGGTGGTGATGCTGGCCGTGGGCGAAGGCAGCAAGCGCCAGGTAATGGCGCAGATGGGGGCGTTCGGTTCGAACATTCTTTATCTGAGCGGACACGCACCCAATCCCCGGGCGCCCCTGGGCATCATCACCCTGAGCGACGTCGCCGCCGTGGCCACCCTGCCCCAGGTCAAGCGCATCATGCCGGTCAACGGCGCCGAAGCCGTGGTGCGCTTCGGCAACGCCGATCACATGAGCTACGTGGGCGGCAACGACACCAACTTCCCGCACATCTTCAACTGGCCGGTGGTCGAAGGCAGCTACTTCACCGAGGCCGACGAACAGGCCGGCGCCGCGGTGGCGGTGATCGGCAAGAAGGTCCGGGAAAAACTCCTCAAGGACGTCGCCAACCCCATCGGCCAATACATCCTCATCGAAAACGCGCCGTTCCAGGTGGTCGGCGTGCTGATGGGCAAAGGCGCCAGCTCCGGCGACCAGGACAGCGACGACCGCATCGCCGTGCCCTACTCCGCCGCCAGCACCCGCCTGTTCGGCAGCCGCAATCCGGAGTACGTGGCCATCGCCGCGGCGGACGCGAGCAAGGTCAAGGAAACCGAACAAGCCATCGACCAACTGATGCTGCGCCTGCACAACGGCAAGCGCGACTATGAGCTGACCAACAACGCGGCGATGATCCAGGCCGAGGCCCGCACCCAGAACACCCTGTCCTTGATGCTTGGCGCCATCGCCGCGATCTCGCTGCTGGTGGGCGGTATCGGGGTGATGAACATCATGCTCATGACCGTGCGCGAACGCACCCGAGAGATCGGCATCCGCATGGCCACCGGTGCTCGCCAGCGCGACATCCTGCGCCAGTTCCTCACCGAAGCGGTGATGCTCTCGGTGGTCGGTGGCCTGACCGGCATCGCCCTGGCCCTGCTGATCGGCGGCGTGCTGATCCTCAGTGAAGTAGCGGTCGCCTTCTCCCTGGTCGCCGTCCTCGGCGCCTTCGGCTGCGCCCTGGTCACCGGCGTCATCTTCGGCTTCATGCCGGCCCGCAAAGCTGCCCGGCTCGACCCGGTCACGGCCCTTACCAGTGAATGA
- a CDS encoding efflux transporter outer membrane subunit, with protein MKTPLSLLAACLLLTACNSPAPRPDSGLQAPATWQIPDTPAAQADNRHWWSQFASPELDRLIAQAREGSFDLAAAVARVRQAQASAVIAGAPLLPELKGGLNANRQKLLRGKGYSQLDATRDNQAVDYFDASLSASYEVDFWGGRRAARDSALLGVKASEFDRATVELTLLSGVANSYTQALALSEQSRIARLNLDNALNVLKLVQTRYDSGSATALELAQQRSLVAAQQRQLPLLQQQAEEARITLAALLGQPVQGLNLGQQDFAQLQWPSINAGVPSDLLTRRPDIASAEARLAAAQADVKVARAAMLPSVTLTASLGSGASHAPDLLRSPFYNLGAGLVAPIFNAGRLSAERDKATARQAELLESYRGAIINGFADVEKALNSIRGLDQQRQWQSEELNQAQRAFEIAQSRYQAGAEDLLTVLDTQRTLYAAQDQHVQLRLSRLQSSIALYKALGGGWNQ; from the coding sequence ATGAAAACACCCTTGAGCCTCCTGGCCGCCTGCCTCCTGCTGACCGCCTGCAACAGCCCCGCGCCACGCCCGGACAGCGGGCTGCAAGCCCCCGCCACCTGGCAAATACCCGACACCCCCGCCGCCCAGGCCGATAACCGGCACTGGTGGAGCCAGTTCGCCAGCCCGGAGCTGGACCGTTTGATCGCCCAGGCCCGCGAGGGCAGCTTCGATCTGGCCGCAGCGGTGGCCCGGGTGCGCCAGGCCCAGGCCAGCGCGGTGATCGCCGGCGCGCCACTGCTGCCCGAGCTCAAGGGCGGGCTCAACGCCAACCGGCAGAAACTGCTGCGCGGCAAGGGCTACAGCCAGTTGGACGCCACCCGCGACAACCAGGCCGTGGACTATTTCGACGCCAGCCTCAGCGCCAGCTACGAGGTCGACTTCTGGGGCGGCCGGCGAGCCGCCCGCGACAGCGCCCTGCTGGGCGTCAAGGCCAGCGAGTTCGACCGCGCCACCGTGGAGCTGACCCTGCTCAGCGGCGTCGCCAACAGCTACACCCAGGCCCTGGCGCTGAGCGAACAAAGCCGCATCGCCCGACTGAATCTGGACAACGCCCTGAACGTGCTCAAGCTGGTGCAGACCCGCTACGACTCGGGCTCGGCCACCGCCCTGGAGCTGGCCCAGCAACGCAGCCTGGTCGCCGCCCAGCAACGCCAGTTGCCCCTGCTGCAACAACAGGCCGAGGAAGCCCGGATCACCCTCGCCGCCCTGCTCGGGCAACCGGTGCAGGGGCTCAACCTGGGCCAACAGGACTTCGCCCAACTGCAATGGCCGAGCATCAACGCCGGCGTCCCCAGCGACCTGCTGACCCGGCGCCCGGACATTGCCAGCGCCGAAGCCAGACTGGCCGCAGCCCAGGCCGACGTCAAAGTGGCGCGCGCAGCGATGCTGCCCAGCGTAACCCTGACCGCCAGCCTCGGCTCCGGCGCCAGCCACGCCCCGGACCTGCTGCGCAGTCCCTTCTACAACCTCGGCGCCGGGCTGGTGGCGCCGATCTTCAACGCCGGGCGCCTGAGCGCCGAACGGGACAAGGCCACGGCCCGCCAAGCAGAACTGCTGGAAAGCTATCGCGGGGCGATCATCAACGGTTTTGCCGACGTGGAAAAAGCCCTCAACAGCATTCGCGGCCTGGACCAGCAACGCCAGTGGCAGAGCGAGGAATTGAACCAGGCGCAACGGGCCTTCGAGATCGCCCAGAGCCGCTACCAGGCCGGCGCCGAAGACCTGCTGACGGTGCTCGATACCCAACGCACCCTGTACGCCGCCCAGGATCAGCACGTGCAACTGCGGCTGTCACGGCTGCAGTCCAGCATTGCCCTGTACAAGGCCCTGGGTGGCGGCTGGAATCAATGA
- a CDS encoding DUF3349 domain-containing protein: MPIGTELDAALADVLSMLKRAFPNGVSPTDYPPLLAVLYEHLSDRNLANVISQLTHKDPDLVLNEIYEAVTCKKPKAQDIESLARLLNHHGASETLADN, from the coding sequence ATGCCCATCGGAACCGAGCTGGACGCCGCCCTGGCAGACGTGCTGTCGATGCTGAAAAGAGCATTCCCGAACGGAGTCAGCCCAACCGATTACCCTCCTCTCCTGGCAGTGCTGTATGAACATCTGTCAGATCGGAACCTGGCGAATGTCATCTCGCAGCTCACCCACAAGGACCCGGATCTGGTCCTCAACGAGATCTACGAGGCCGTGACCTGCAAGAAACCGAAAGCTCAGGACATAGAATCGCTAGCTCGGCTCCTGAACCATCACGGAGCGTCTGAAACACTGGCCGACAACTGA
- a CDS encoding SMI1/KNR4 family protein, producing MNFSEFEQLLDAKKSLHPIWFELPSDRTATEEDIIEAQNDLDLRLPAEYSQFLQKHGGGYFALGIVYSRTETAISTWPESIDNTH from the coding sequence ATGAACTTCAGTGAATTTGAACAACTGCTGGATGCCAAGAAGAGCCTCCATCCGATCTGGTTTGAGCTCCCTTCGGACAGGACCGCCACCGAGGAGGACATCATTGAGGCTCAAAATGACCTGGATCTGCGACTTCCTGCCGAGTACAGCCAGTTCCTGCAGAAGCATGGGGGCGGCTACTTTGCCTTGGGAATCGTCTACTCACGGACAGAGACAGCGATTTCAACCTGGCCAGAATCAATCGACAACACCCACTGA